Proteins encoded together in one Streptomyces sp. NBC_01216 window:
- a CDS encoding valine--tRNA ligase, with translation MTENTQQQPAANPELPTQYAPAEVEGKLYERWVERGYFEADAHSDKPPYTIVIPPPNVTGSLHLGHAFEHTLIDALTRRKRMQGYETLWQPGMDHAGIATQNVVERELAKEGKSRHDLGREAFVERVWRWKGESGGQISGQMKRLGDGVAWSRERFTMDEGLSRSVQTIFKKLYDDELIYRAERIINWCPRCLTAISDIEVEYQDDDGELVSIRYGSGDSEIVVATTRAETMLGDTAVAVHPDDERYRHLVGTEIELPLTGRRIPVVADEHVDPEFGTGAVKVTPAHDPNDFEIGRRHDLPNLAVMDERAVITAHGPFQGLDRLEARSAIVAALRAEGRVVAEKRPYSHSVGHCSRCKTTIEPRLSMQWWVKVGPLAQAAGDAVRDGRVKIHPQEMEKRYFDWVDNLHDWCISRQLWWGHRIPVWYGPNGEVVCVGPDDEAPTGEGWHQDTDVLDTWFSSGLWPFSTLGWPERTPDLAKFYPNSVLVTGYDILFFWVARMMMFGLYAMDGTPPFHTIALHGMVRDQFGKKMSKSFGNAVNPLDWMDTYGSDAVRFTLARGANPGVDVPIGEDWVQASRNFANKIWNATRFALMNGATVEGPLPDPSRMSATDRWILSRLNKTVAEVDAFYDDYQFSKLSDSLYHFAWDEVFDWYVELSKTTFFAGGEQARVSGRVLGEVLDVMLRLLHPLVPFVTETLWTTLTGEESVVVADWPKDSGFRDDAAEAEIELVQRVVTEVRRFRSDQGLQPGQKVPARLEFAGTALVPHEAAVRQLLRLQPEGEGFAATASLPVAGATVALDLSGAIDVVAERKRLAKDLAAAEKEKAQANGKLGNEAFLAKAPDQVVEKIRTRLAKADEDIARIQAQLDGLPQV, from the coding sequence GTGACCGAGAACACTCAGCAGCAGCCAGCAGCCAACCCCGAACTGCCGACCCAGTACGCGCCGGCCGAAGTAGAGGGGAAGCTGTACGAGCGCTGGGTAGAGCGTGGTTACTTCGAGGCGGACGCGCACAGCGACAAGCCGCCCTACACCATCGTCATCCCGCCGCCCAACGTCACCGGCTCCCTCCACCTGGGCCACGCCTTCGAGCACACGCTGATCGACGCGCTGACCCGCCGCAAGCGGATGCAGGGGTACGAGACGCTGTGGCAGCCGGGCATGGACCACGCGGGCATCGCCACGCAGAACGTCGTCGAGCGGGAGCTCGCCAAGGAGGGGAAGTCGCGCCACGATCTGGGGCGCGAGGCGTTCGTCGAACGCGTCTGGCGGTGGAAGGGCGAGTCCGGCGGGCAGATCTCCGGGCAGATGAAGCGGCTGGGCGACGGCGTCGCCTGGTCGCGTGAGCGCTTCACCATGGACGAGGGCCTGTCCCGTTCCGTCCAGACCATCTTCAAGAAGCTCTACGACGACGAACTGATCTACCGCGCCGAGCGCATCATCAACTGGTGTCCGCGCTGCCTCACGGCCATCTCCGACATCGAGGTCGAGTACCAGGACGACGACGGAGAACTCGTCTCCATCCGGTACGGCTCCGGGGACAGTGAGATCGTCGTCGCCACCACGCGCGCCGAGACGATGCTCGGTGACACGGCCGTCGCCGTCCACCCGGACGACGAGCGGTACCGGCACCTGGTCGGCACCGAGATCGAGCTGCCGCTCACCGGCCGCCGGATTCCGGTCGTCGCCGACGAGCACGTCGACCCCGAGTTCGGCACCGGCGCCGTCAAGGTGACGCCCGCTCACGACCCGAACGACTTCGAGATCGGCCGGCGCCACGACCTGCCGAACCTCGCCGTCATGGACGAGCGCGCCGTCATCACCGCGCACGGCCCCTTCCAGGGCCTGGACCGCCTGGAGGCCCGTTCCGCCATCGTCGCCGCACTGCGCGCCGAGGGCCGTGTCGTCGCCGAGAAGCGTCCGTACTCCCACTCCGTCGGCCACTGCTCGCGCTGCAAGACCACCATCGAGCCGCGCTTGTCGATGCAGTGGTGGGTCAAGGTCGGGCCGCTCGCCCAGGCCGCCGGCGACGCGGTCCGCGACGGCCGGGTCAAGATCCACCCGCAGGAGATGGAGAAGCGGTACTTCGACTGGGTCGACAACCTGCACGACTGGTGCATCTCGCGCCAGCTGTGGTGGGGCCACCGCATCCCGGTCTGGTACGGACCGAACGGCGAGGTCGTCTGTGTCGGCCCGGACGACGAGGCCCCCACGGGCGAGGGCTGGCACCAGGACACGGACGTCCTCGACACGTGGTTCTCGTCCGGTCTGTGGCCGTTCTCCACCCTCGGATGGCCCGAGCGGACCCCGGACCTGGCGAAGTTCTACCCCAACTCCGTGCTGGTCACGGGCTACGACATCCTCTTCTTCTGGGTCGCCCGGATGATGATGTTCGGCCTGTACGCCATGGACGGCACCCCGCCGTTCCACACCATCGCCCTGCACGGCATGGTCCGCGACCAGTTCGGCAAGAAGATGTCGAAGTCCTTCGGCAACGCGGTCAACCCCCTGGACTGGATGGACACGTACGGCTCCGACGCCGTCAGGTTCACCCTCGCCCGTGGTGCCAACCCGGGAGTCGACGTCCCGATCGGCGAGGACTGGGTCCAGGCGTCCCGGAACTTCGCCAACAAGATCTGGAACGCCACCCGGTTCGCGCTGATGAACGGCGCGACCGTGGAGGGGCCGCTGCCGGACCCGTCGCGGATGTCGGCGACGGACCGCTGGATCCTCTCCCGTCTCAACAAGACGGTCGCCGAGGTCGACGCGTTCTACGACGACTACCAGTTCTCGAAGCTGTCCGACTCCCTCTACCACTTCGCCTGGGACGAGGTCTTCGACTGGTACGTCGAGCTGTCGAAGACCACGTTCTTCGCCGGCGGGGAGCAGGCCCGGGTCTCCGGCCGCGTCCTCGGCGAGGTGCTGGACGTGATGCTGCGACTGCTGCACCCGCTGGTTCCGTTCGTCACCGAGACGCTCTGGACCACGCTCACGGGCGAGGAGTCCGTCGTCGTCGCCGACTGGCCGAAGGACTCCGGCTTCCGCGACGACGCGGCCGAGGCCGAGATCGAGCTCGTCCAGCGCGTCGTCACCGAGGTCCGCCGGTTCCGCTCGGACCAGGGGCTGCAGCCCGGCCAGAAGGTCCCGGCCCGTCTGGAGTTCGCCGGCACGGCGCTCGTCCCGCACGAGGCCGCCGTCCGGCAGCTGCTGCGTCTCCAGCCGGAGGGCGAGGGCTTCGCCGCCACCGCCTCCCTGCCGGTCGCCGGGGCGACCGTCGCGCTCGACCTGTCGGGGGCCATCGACGTCGTCGCGGAGCGCAAGCGACTCGCCAAGGACCTCGCGGCGGCCGAGAAGGAGAAGGCGCAGGCCAACGGCAAGCTCGGCAACGAGGCATTCCTGGCCAAGGCGCCGGATCAGGTGGTCGAGAAGATCCGCACGCGTCTGGCCAAGGCGGACGAGGACATCGCCCGGATCCAGGCGCAGCTGGACGGGCTGCCGCAGGTCTGA
- the folC gene encoding bifunctional tetrahydrofolate synthase/dihydrofolate synthase, with amino-acid sequence MSEPRDQFDESDPFDRIVDAETDRDPDLAVIEAGSRTLRARSGPPQGDPVPARPADPEVDKALREVETELATRWGETKLEPSVRRIAALMDVLGEPQRAYPSIHITGTNGKTSTARMVEALLGAFELRTGRYTSPHVQTITERISLDGAPIPAERFVETYQDIKPYVEMVDAREEFRLSFFEVVTGMAYAAFADAPVDVAVVEVGMGGTWDATNVIDAPVAVVTPIDLDHTDRLGHTPGEIAGEKSGIIKQGATVILAQQPVDAAQVMLKKAVEADATVAREGMEFGVVRREVAVGGQLLTLRGLGGEYDEVFLPLYGPYQAHNAAVALAAVEAFFGIGAEQARALDVETVRRAFASVFSPGRLEVVRSSPTVILDAAHNPAGARATADGIAESFGFSRLIGVVSTSADKDARGLLEAFEPIFAEVVVTANSSPRATDVDALAAIAVEVFGDDRVVVEPRLDDAIEAAITLAEEEDEYAGAGVLVTGSIFTVGDARLLLGRG; translated from the coding sequence GTGAGTGAGCCCCGCGACCAGTTCGACGAGTCCGACCCTTTCGACCGCATCGTCGACGCCGAGACCGACCGTGACCCCGACCTGGCGGTGATCGAGGCCGGCAGCCGTACGCTGCGCGCGCGGTCCGGTCCGCCCCAGGGCGACCCCGTGCCCGCGCGGCCCGCCGATCCGGAGGTGGACAAGGCGCTGCGGGAGGTGGAGACCGAGCTGGCGACGCGATGGGGCGAGACCAAGCTGGAGCCGTCGGTCCGCCGGATCGCCGCGCTGATGGACGTCCTGGGTGAGCCGCAGCGCGCGTACCCCTCGATCCACATCACCGGCACCAACGGCAAGACATCCACGGCACGGATGGTCGAGGCCCTGCTCGGTGCGTTCGAGCTGCGGACCGGGCGGTACACCTCGCCGCACGTGCAGACGATCACCGAGCGGATCAGCCTGGACGGCGCCCCGATCCCCGCCGAGCGGTTCGTGGAGACGTACCAGGACATCAAGCCGTACGTGGAGATGGTCGACGCCCGTGAGGAGTTCCGGCTCTCCTTCTTCGAGGTCGTCACCGGTATGGCCTACGCGGCCTTCGCCGACGCCCCGGTGGACGTGGCGGTCGTCGAGGTGGGCATGGGTGGCACCTGGGACGCCACGAACGTCATCGACGCGCCGGTCGCCGTCGTGACCCCCATCGACCTGGACCACACCGACCGGCTCGGCCACACACCCGGCGAGATCGCGGGGGAGAAGTCCGGGATCATCAAGCAGGGCGCGACCGTGATCCTGGCCCAGCAGCCGGTGGACGCGGCACAGGTCATGCTGAAGAAGGCCGTCGAGGCGGACGCGACGGTGGCCCGCGAGGGCATGGAGTTCGGCGTCGTCCGGCGCGAGGTCGCGGTGGGCGGCCAGCTGCTGACCCTGCGTGGACTCGGCGGTGAGTACGACGAGGTCTTCCTGCCGCTGTACGGCCCGTACCAGGCGCACAACGCCGCGGTGGCGCTGGCGGCGGTCGAGGCGTTCTTCGGCATCGGCGCGGAGCAGGCCCGCGCCCTGGACGTCGAGACGGTCCGCCGGGCCTTCGCCTCGGTGTTCTCGCCGGGCCGGCTGGAGGTCGTGCGCAGCTCCCCGACGGTGATCCTGGACGCGGCGCACAACCCGGCGGGGGCGCGGGCGACGGCGGACGGCATCGCGGAGTCCTTCGGCTTCTCCCGTCTGATCGGGGTGGTGAGCACCAGCGCCGACAAGGACGCCCGGGGGCTGTTGGAGGCGTTCGAGCCGATCTTCGCCGAGGTCGTGGTCACGGCGAACTCCAGCCCGCGCGCCACCGACGTGGACGCGCTCGCGGCGATCGCCGTAGAGGTCTTCGGCGACGACCGGGTGGTCGTCGAGCCGCGTCTGGACGACGCGATCGAGGCGGCGATCACGCTCGCGGAGGAAGAGGACGAGTACGCCGGCGCGGGTGTGCTGGTGACCGGTTCGATCTTCACGGTCGGCGACGCCCGACTGCTGCTCGGAAGGGGCTGA
- a CDS encoding DUF4233 domain-containing protein encodes MRTLCASTLIGEVFVIGFAGLVAMKDDSLSMTAVWAVCGAGMLLSVLLCGMLTRPGGLQLGWALQAALIASGFVVPVMFFLGAVFAVLWWASIHYGRKIDEAKARWAAQAEAAEAAASAP; translated from the coding sequence ATGCGTACGCTCTGTGCCTCGACCCTGATCGGCGAGGTCTTCGTGATCGGTTTCGCCGGTCTGGTCGCCATGAAGGACGACAGCCTGTCGATGACGGCGGTCTGGGCGGTCTGCGGTGCCGGGATGCTGCTTTCGGTCCTGCTCTGCGGCATGCTCACCCGGCCGGGCGGCCTCCAGCTCGGCTGGGCGCTGCAGGCCGCCCTGATCGCGAGCGGCTTCGTGGTGCCGGTGATGTTCTTCCTCGGCGCGGTCTTCGCGGTGTTGTGGTGGGCCTCGATCCACTACGGCCGCAAGATCGACGAGGCGAAGGCGCGGTGGGCCGCGCAGGCGGAGGCGGCGGAGGCCGCGGCCTCCGCTCCGTGA
- the ndk gene encoding nucleoside-diphosphate kinase → MSQRSLVLLKPDAVRRGLIGEIIGRIERKAGWTIAALELRELGQDALEQHYGEHKGKPFYEPLMGFMQSGPVVALVVEGERVIEGLRTLAGPTDPIAAAPGSIRGDFGTIVRENLIHASDSEESAMRELKIFFPGLV, encoded by the coding sequence GTGAGCCAGCGCAGTCTTGTCCTGCTCAAGCCCGACGCCGTCCGCCGTGGCCTGATCGGTGAGATCATCGGCCGCATCGAGCGGAAGGCCGGCTGGACCATCGCCGCTCTGGAGCTGCGCGAGCTCGGTCAGGACGCGCTGGAGCAGCACTACGGCGAGCACAAGGGCAAGCCCTTCTACGAGCCGCTGATGGGCTTCATGCAGTCCGGTCCGGTCGTGGCCCTGGTCGTCGAGGGCGAGCGCGTCATCGAGGGCCTGCGCACCCTCGCCGGACCGACCGACCCGATCGCCGCCGCCCCCGGCTCCATCCGCGGCGACTTCGGGACCATCGTCCGCGAGAACCTGATCCACGCCTCGGACTCCGAGGAGTCGGCCATGCGGGAGCTGAAGATCTTCTTCCCGGGGCTCGTCTGA
- a CDS encoding rod shape-determining protein encodes MSFIGRDMAVDLGTANTLVYVRGRGIVLNEPSVVAINTNTGGILAVGAEAKKMIGRTPGNIVAVRPLKDGVIADFEITERMLRYFILKIHKRRYLARPRVVVCVPSGITGVERRAVIEASTQAGARQVHIIEEPMAAAIGSGLPVHEATGNMVVDIGGGTTEVAVISLGGIVTAQSIRVAGDELDNAIIQHIKKEYSLLLGERTAEQIKITIGSAYDLDKDEHTEIRGRDLVSGLPKTVVISAAEVRKAIEEPVNAIVDAVKTTLDKCPPELSGDVMDRGIVLTGGGALLRGLDERLRRETGMPIHIAEDPLDSVALGSGKCVEEFEALQQVLDAQPRR; translated from the coding sequence ATGTCGTTCATCGGCCGTGACATGGCTGTCGACCTCGGGACCGCCAACACGCTGGTGTACGTCAGGGGTCGAGGCATCGTTCTGAACGAGCCGTCCGTCGTCGCGATCAACACCAACACCGGTGGCATCCTGGCGGTCGGGGCCGAGGCGAAGAAGATGATCGGCCGGACGCCCGGCAACATCGTCGCCGTCCGGCCGCTGAAGGACGGCGTGATCGCCGACTTCGAGATCACCGAGCGGATGCTCCGCTACTTCATCCTCAAGATCCACAAGCGTCGCTACCTGGCCCGCCCGCGGGTCGTCGTGTGCGTGCCCTCCGGCATCACCGGAGTGGAGCGCCGCGCCGTGATCGAGGCGTCGACCCAGGCCGGCGCCCGCCAGGTGCACATCATCGAGGAGCCCATGGCCGCGGCCATCGGCTCGGGTCTGCCGGTCCACGAGGCGACCGGCAACATGGTCGTGGACATCGGCGGCGGCACCACCGAGGTCGCCGTGATCTCGCTGGGCGGAATCGTCACGGCACAGTCGATCCGCGTCGCCGGGGACGAGCTGGACAACGCGATCATCCAGCACATCAAGAAGGAGTACTCGCTCCTCCTCGGGGAACGCACCGCCGAGCAGATCAAGATCACCATCGGCTCGGCGTACGACCTCGACAAGGACGAGCACACCGAGATCCGCGGCCGTGACCTCGTCTCCGGGCTGCCGAAGACCGTGGTGATCTCCGCCGCCGAGGTCCGCAAGGCCATCGAGGAGCCGGTCAACGCCATCGTCGACGCGGTGAAGACGACCCTCGACAAGTGCCCGCCGGAGCTCTCCGGTGACGTGATGGACCGCGGCATCGTTCTCACGGGTGGCGGCGCACTGCTGCGCGGGCTCGACGAGCGGCTTCGCCGGGAGACCGGGATGCCCATCCACATCGCCGAGGACCCGCTGGACTCGGTGGCGCTCGGGTCGGGCAAGTGTGTGGAGGAGTTCGAGGCCCTCCAGCAGGTCCTGGACGCGCAACCCCGCCGATAA
- the mreC gene encoding rod shape-determining protein MreC — protein MRDTRESRLLLVLLIAIAFALITVDIRGGEESPVDGARQAAATVFGPVENGVAAAVDPIGNAIGAVRDSGERHTRIAALERENAALKAKLGSDDRNRNRIRELDAMLKTAGAGQYGIKGAEVIAIGAAQGFSWTVTIDAGADDGIRRDMTVLNGSGLVGRVTTVGPSTATVLLANDPDFTVGTRMEKTDELGFATGQGDRPLLVQLLNGKAKVKNGDRLVTFGSQADKPFVPGVPVGEVVRVDPAGGGLTRNVYVRPYVGFTKLDIVGVVVQAPRTDPRDMVLPAKPKPAPTVTVTVTPSPADGQRQENQQDLPQSQGTARNEEEGVTP, from the coding sequence GTGAGGGACACACGAGAGAGCCGGCTGCTCCTGGTGCTGCTGATCGCCATCGCGTTCGCGCTGATCACGGTGGACATCCGCGGCGGCGAGGAGTCACCGGTGGACGGTGCCCGGCAAGCCGCCGCCACGGTCTTCGGACCGGTCGAGAACGGTGTCGCGGCAGCCGTCGACCCGATCGGCAACGCGATAGGGGCGGTGCGGGACTCCGGGGAGCGGCACACCAGGATCGCGGCCCTGGAGCGTGAGAACGCCGCCCTCAAGGCCAAGCTCGGCAGCGACGACCGCAACCGCAACCGGATCCGCGAACTCGACGCCATGCTGAAGACGGCCGGCGCCGGACAGTACGGCATCAAGGGCGCCGAGGTCATCGCCATAGGGGCGGCCCAGGGATTCTCCTGGACCGTCACCATCGACGCCGGCGCCGACGACGGCATCCGGCGGGACATGACCGTCCTCAACGGTTCCGGTCTCGTCGGCCGCGTGACCACCGTCGGCCCGTCCACCGCCACGGTCCTGCTCGCCAACGACCCCGACTTCACCGTCGGCACCCGCATGGAGAAGACCGACGAACTCGGCTTCGCCACCGGCCAGGGGGACCGCCCGCTGCTCGTCCAGCTCCTCAACGGCAAGGCCAAGGTGAAGAACGGCGACCGGCTCGTCACCTTCGGCTCGCAGGCCGACAAGCCCTTCGTGCCCGGAGTCCCGGTCGGCGAGGTCGTCCGGGTCGACCCCGCCGGCGGTGGTCTCACCCGCAACGTCTACGTCCGCCCGTACGTCGGCTTCACCAAGCTCGACATCGTCGGCGTCGTGGTCCAGGCCCCGCGCACCGACCCCCGGGACATGGTCCTGCCCGCCAAGCCGAAGCCCGCGCCGACGGTCACCGTCACGGTCACCCCGTCCCCGGCGGACGGACAGCGGCAGGAGAACCAGCAGGACCTGCCCCAGTCCCAGGGCACCGCCCGCAACGAAGAGGAGGGAGTCACGCCGTGA
- the mreD gene encoding rod shape-determining protein MreD codes for MKFNRILLSTTLVVVALVVQVSVLARLQLPGAVPDLVLLTVLGLALVYGPVGGCLIGFGAGLLADLAPPADHAVGRYALVLCVIGYLAGLARPDNGRLKSATGPMAVVVAAAIGSTLLYAGVGALVGDTAARHVGLGSLLFTAAVYDLLLAPFAVPLIMALARRAENDPLAESGGGGTDVATGWLSSGTGLRIGSQRSGLRVKAARGRAARAGRIKGVKRL; via the coding sequence GTGAAGTTCAACCGCATCCTGCTCTCCACCACCCTCGTCGTGGTCGCCCTGGTCGTCCAGGTCTCCGTCCTGGCCCGCCTCCAGCTCCCCGGCGCCGTCCCGGACCTCGTACTGCTGACCGTCCTCGGCCTCGCCCTGGTGTACGGGCCCGTAGGCGGCTGCCTGATCGGCTTCGGCGCGGGACTCCTCGCCGACCTCGCGCCGCCCGCCGACCACGCCGTCGGCCGCTACGCCCTCGTCCTCTGCGTCATCGGCTACCTCGCCGGACTCGCCCGCCCCGACAACGGCCGGCTGAAGTCCGCCACCGGCCCGATGGCCGTGGTCGTCGCCGCCGCGATCGGCTCCACCCTCCTCTACGCCGGTGTCGGCGCACTCGTCGGCGACACCGCCGCCCGCCACGTCGGCCTCGGGTCGCTGCTGTTCACCGCCGCCGTCTACGACCTCCTCCTCGCGCCCTTCGCCGTGCCGCTGATCATGGCGCTGGCCCGGCGCGCCGAGAACGACCCGCTCGCCGAGTCCGGCGGAGGCGGCACCGACGTGGCCACCGGCTGGCTCTCCTCCGGCACCGGCCTGCGGATCGGCAGCCAGCGCAGCGGCCTGCGCGTGAAGGCCGCCCGCGGCAGAGCCGCGCGCGCCGGACGCATCAAGGGAGTCAAGCGACTGTGA
- the mrdA gene encoding penicillin-binding protein 2 encodes MSNIPETGRTPRVRIRLVVIQVLVFSLLLTLGGRLWYLQIRNGQEYTDEAKNNGVQRVVQPAVRGSILDARGVPLADNETRLVVSASRTELMKMKDDGKGVLTRLAEVLGMKPQDVMDKVRLCDSQTPQPCWNGSPYQPIPVTAEATTQQALQIRERAEDFPGITAEPTAVRRYPAPGKSRTSQVLGYLSPVTDAEIEKAKDSESPFLRSDQVGRSGLERTYDRELRGNAGITRYEVDNLGRVIGEAKSDKAVPGSNVVTSIDARVQAVAEWELHNAMVEARKVHDRNTNENYKADSGAVVVMEAKTGRIVAMASLPDYDPNAWVGGISGKDYAALTSKESNLPLLNRAIQGQAAPGSIFKVVSSAAAVSAGYDFNGRYPCPSSYSIGNQVFKNFESQGHGSITLGQALEVSCDTVYYALSHQQWQKDGGMKPKKNAKDWFYTTAHQFGLGAETGIDLPNEVTGRIPDRKWKQSFWAANKDYWCKIGKRGGTYVEQLSYENCLEGNLMRAGDSVNYSIGQGDTLVTPIQMATIYAAISNGGTLWNPSVGKAVISPDGKKVTEIKPTSHGKLPMSAETQGLIDEALAGVATRGTAAWRFGGWPQDKIPMHAKTGTAEVYGKQTTSWFATYTKDYAIVMTISQGGTGSGASGPAVRNIYDALYGLDDSGRQDLKRALLPQPQKGLPKIESDGSIDAPKIKPYDPEAQQADPLEQGGDAPADPATDAARRDDQELAGPPAAWRRD; translated from the coding sequence ATGAGCAACATTCCCGAGACCGGGCGGACCCCCAGGGTCCGGATCCGGCTCGTCGTCATCCAGGTTCTCGTCTTCTCCCTCCTGCTCACCCTCGGCGGGCGCCTCTGGTACCTCCAGATCCGCAACGGTCAGGAGTACACCGACGAGGCCAAGAACAACGGCGTCCAGCGCGTGGTCCAGCCCGCCGTGCGCGGCTCCATCCTCGACGCCCGGGGCGTCCCGCTCGCCGACAACGAGACCCGGCTCGTGGTCTCCGCGTCCCGCACCGAGCTCATGAAGATGAAGGACGACGGCAAGGGCGTCCTGACCCGCCTCGCCGAGGTCCTGGGCATGAAACCCCAGGACGTGATGGACAAGGTGCGGCTCTGCGACTCCCAGACCCCGCAACCCTGCTGGAACGGCTCGCCCTACCAGCCGATCCCGGTCACCGCCGAGGCCACCACCCAGCAGGCGCTCCAGATCCGCGAGCGCGCCGAGGACTTCCCCGGCATCACCGCCGAACCGACCGCCGTCCGCCGCTATCCGGCCCCCGGCAAGTCGCGGACCTCACAGGTCCTCGGCTACCTCTCGCCCGTGACCGACGCCGAGATCGAGAAGGCCAAGGACAGCGAGTCGCCCTTCCTCCGCTCCGACCAGGTCGGCCGCTCCGGACTGGAGCGCACCTACGACCGGGAACTGCGCGGAAACGCCGGCATCACCCGCTACGAGGTCGACAACCTCGGCCGGGTCATCGGGGAGGCCAAGAGCGACAAGGCCGTGCCCGGCTCCAACGTCGTCACCTCCATCGACGCCCGCGTCCAGGCGGTCGCCGAGTGGGAGCTGCACAACGCGATGGTCGAGGCCCGCAAGGTGCACGACCGCAACACCAACGAGAACTACAAGGCCGATTCCGGGGCCGTCGTCGTCATGGAGGCGAAGACCGGCCGGATCGTCGCCATGGCCTCGCTGCCCGACTATGACCCCAACGCCTGGGTCGGCGGCATCTCCGGCAAGGACTACGCGGCCCTGACCAGCAAGGAGTCCAACCTCCCGCTGCTCAACCGGGCCATCCAGGGCCAGGCGGCGCCCGGCTCGATCTTCAAGGTCGTCTCCTCGGCTGCCGCGGTCAGCGCCGGCTACGACTTCAACGGCCGCTACCCGTGCCCCTCCTCGTACTCCATCGGCAACCAGGTCTTCAAGAACTTCGAGTCCCAGGGCCACGGCTCCATCACCCTCGGACAGGCCCTCGAGGTCTCCTGCGACACCGTCTACTACGCCCTGTCCCACCAGCAGTGGCAGAAGGACGGCGGCATGAAGCCGAAGAAGAACGCGAAGGACTGGTTCTACACGACCGCCCACCAGTTCGGCCTCGGTGCCGAGACCGGCATCGACCTTCCCAACGAGGTCACCGGACGCATCCCCGACCGGAAGTGGAAGCAGAGCTTCTGGGCGGCCAACAAGGACTACTGGTGCAAGATCGGCAAGCGCGGCGGCACCTATGTCGAGCAGCTCAGCTACGAGAACTGCCTCGAAGGCAACCTGATGCGCGCCGGTGACTCCGTCAACTACTCCATCGGCCAGGGCGACACCCTCGTCACCCCGATCCAGATGGCCACCATCTACGCCGCCATCTCCAACGGCGGCACACTGTGGAACCCGAGCGTCGGCAAGGCCGTCATCAGCCCCGACGGCAAGAAGGTCACCGAGATCAAGCCCACCTCCCATGGCAAGCTCCCCATGAGCGCCGAGACCCAGGGTCTGATAGACGAGGCCCTCGCGGGAGTCGCGACCCGCGGCACCGCCGCCTGGCGATTCGGCGGCTGGCCGCAGGACAAGATCCCGATGCACGCCAAGACGGGTACCGCGGAGGTCTACGGCAAGCAGACGACCTCCTGGTTCGCCACGTACACCAAGGACTACGCGATCGTCATGACGATCTCCCAGGGTGGTACGGGCTCCGGCGCCTCCGGCCCCGCCGTGCGCAACATCTACGACGCGCTCTACGGACTCGACGACTCGGGCCGGCAGGACCTCAAGCGCGCACTGCTGCCGCAGCCGCAGAAGGGCCTGCCCAAGATCGAGTCCGACGGCTCCATCGACGCCCCCAAGATCAAGCCGTACGACCCCGAAGCGCAGCAGGCCGACCCGCTCGAGCAGGGCGGCGACGCACCGGCCGACCCGGCCACCGACGCCGCCCGGCGGGACGACCAGGAACTCGCGGGCCCGCCCGCCGCCTGGCGGAGGGACTGA